The sequence GACTTCTCACCTGTCGACCAAGCATGTCATAGATGACTATTCTGACGTTGCTGGACTGAGGCAGATCGTAGCGTATGGTCGTCACAGGATTAAACGGATTGGGGTAGTTTTGGTGGAGCGCATATTTGGTCGGAAAAAGATCATAATCCAGAATGGCATTTTTGATAAACTGCGGTAATCCTGCTAAAAGGGAAAAACTCTTAGGCATCTCTTTACCATTCACGGCAAAACTGAATTGACTCTGCCCTGAGACAGCAACCCTAGTTTGTTGACTATTCATAATATCCCTTCTTATTGGTGTTGTGTCCTCAAACGCAAATTCGCCTGATTTTGCATACCTAAAGACAATAATTTTTATCTAGACTTTCTCGGCTAGAAGTTTTCTGATCATTTCCTTCATCTTCTTGTATGATTCATCACCTTTTGTATACTGGCCACCAGAATGGATATGCCTAATGATGCCCTTTTTATCCAGGAGAAAAGTTACTGAAGTAAACCGGCGCTGTCCCCCTTTAAGCCACCAATCGTTGAGTGTACGCCATTCGTGATCTATGGCCACGGGAAAATCAAAACCTAAAGATTCTATGTTTAATGCCACCTTCTCTTTGTTGAGT is a genomic window of Candidatus Neomarinimicrobiota bacterium containing:
- a CDS encoding T9SS type A sorting domain-containing protein — translated: MNSQQTRVAVSGQSQFSFAVNGKEMPKSFSLLAGLPQFIKNAILDYDLFPTKYALHQNYPNPFNPVTTIRYDLPQSSNVRIVIYDMLGRQVRS